The nucleotide sequence GAGGCTTAGCCGGTCCTTTATCTGGCACTACATACCACCAAGCGCCTCTCGTGAGCCGACCTGCGGCCACCAAAGGCGCCTTTGTCTGCAACCTGCGGAAACACCGCCCCTCGCGGGGCGGTGTTTCCTCGCTTCCGGTCTACGCCGTCACCGTGCCGGGCTGGCCCTTCTGGGCGGTGCCCAGCACCCGCTTCACCATCTCGTGCTCCCGGTTCAGCCGGCAGGCTGTGGTGGGGAAGAGCTCGTCCTTGGGGTTGGGCACCTTGTAGGTGTCGATAATCCCCTCCGAGATCGCCTGGTTGACCAGCTCGTACGTCTTCCGGTCCACGATCTCAGACCCGGCCAGCACCCGCAGGAAGTACTTCAGGCCCACGAAGGGCTTGCCGTACTCGGCGCTGTCCAGCTTGCGGATCATCATCTCCATGTCGTACATCGCCGGCGGGAGGATGCCCAGCAGCGCCTCAATCGTGGTGAACTGGTTGACGAAGGACATCACGTCCTTGCTCATCGTCTTCTCAACCGCCACCACGTGGACCTGCTTCCCCCGGGCGCGCAGCTTGCGGATGACCTGGATCATGTCGCGGTCGCCGCAGACCAGCACGAACGTGTCGATGTCGTCGCGTGTGTACATCATCTCCAGTGCGTCGAGGCTCATCTCGATGTCTGCTGCGTTCTTGCGCGTGCCGTCCTCGTAGTTCTTGGAGAAGACGTGGCGCGGCTCCACGCTGCGCCGCTGCAGGTCGCTCATCAAGCCGCGGAACTCCTCGTGGTCGAAGTCGGCGTAGGCGTGCATCAGGCAGACCTGCCCGTCGGAACGCTCCCCCATCTCACGCAGGCTGGTGATCAACCGGTCCAGGTCGGGTGCCACGCCGTACTGCTGCTTCATGCTCCAGTAGATATTTTCGTAATCCATAAAGATGACCGATCTCAACTGGGTCCCTCCTCATTACTCACCCTGCTCCTAGCTTTGGCCGATACCGCCCCTTCCATACCACTGTTACTGGCCAGCATACGAAAACCGGGTGACCCGTGCCACAAGGCACGTTCACCCGGTCTTCCGGCAGCGCGCTCCAATCCGTCATGCTGGCAAGCACCGCTCAACCCTTGCCCTGGATCAGAGAACGGGGTGGTGTTCAGTTCTCAAGCAGCGCACGGCGAACCGCCGCGGCTGCCTCGCGCGGCACGAACAGGAAGCAGCGGGTCACCGGCTGAGTCGCGATCCCCCTGAGAACCGCCGATACCTCCGTGACCTCACGCAGCTCGGGCGGCACCGTCCAGGAGAGGAGGATCTGGATGGGGGACGTGGAGCCCTGCTCGGGCCGCACGTAGTACTGGTAGGCCGCGGCGGCCGCCCGGTCGGTGCGGTGGTAGTAGTCGGGGTCGAACCCCGCCGCGGCCAGCGCCGCCCGCACCGCCTCCTCCCTGGGCCCGGTGAGCTCCCCGTCCAGCCGGATGCCGGCGAAGAGGTGCCGGTTCAGGAAGCGAAGGCTCAGGTCGGCCAGGACGGGGTCGGGCGCCTGGGTCCAGCGCTTCACGGCGTAGAGGACGTCGGTCTCGTCGAGGGCCAGGTACTGGGAGAGGCTCAGCTCCCGCCCGGCCAGCACCGGCTCCAGCGCCGGCGGCAGGAAGCCCAGCTCCTCCGCCGCCCCCTCCCGCACCAGGGCCACCGCCCGGCGCAGCGCCAGCTCCAGCAGCACCTCGCTGGAACGCGTCGCCTTGTGGAAATAGACGTTCCAGTACATGAAGTAGCGGGCCAGGAGGAACTCCTCGGCGGAGGTGATGCCCTTGTCCGTGAGGACCACCCGCCCGTCCACCACCGTGATGGTCTGGATCAGCCGCTCCAGGTCGAACTGGCCGTAGGTGACGCCGCACATGCGGCTGTCCCGCAGGAGGTAGTCCATGCGGTCCACGTCCAGCTGGCTCGAGATCAGCTCCTTCAGGAAGGGTGGACCATCCCAGGTTCCG is from Symbiobacterium terraclitae and encodes:
- a CDS encoding NYN domain-containing protein is translated as MRSVIFMDYENIYWSMKQQYGVAPDLDRLITSLREMGERSDGQVCLMHAYADFDHEEFRGLMSDLQRRSVEPRHVFSKNYEDGTRKNAADIEMSLDALEMMYTRDDIDTFVLVCGDRDMIQVIRKLRARGKQVHVVAVEKTMSKDVMSFVNQFTTIEALLGILPPAMYDMEMMIRKLDSAEYGKPFVGLKYFLRVLAGSEIVDRKTYELVNQAISEGIIDTYKVPNPKDELFPTTACRLNREHEMVKRVLGTAQKGQPGTVTA
- a CDS encoding HD domain-containing protein, with the translated sequence MKEYIFRDPIHGNIAVTDPTIFALIQSPEFQRLRRIRQLGTSFISYPGAEHTRFAHSLGVYHLMNRVLRHLVEHGVQIDPDLRAMACAAALLHDIGHGPFSHLFEKVTGMRHEDWVVRIIAGPDSSISRILADRNLAWPARIASFVSGTWDGPPFLKELISSQLDVDRMDYLLRDSRMCGVTYGQFDLERLIQTITVVDGRVVLTDKGITSAEEFLLARYFMYWNVYFHKATRSSEVLLELALRRAVALVREGAAEELGFLPPALEPVLAGRELSLSQYLALDETDVLYAVKRWTQAPDPVLADLSLRFLNRHLFAGIRLDGELTGPREEAVRAALAAAGFDPDYYHRTDRAAAAAYQYYVRPEQGSTSPIQILLSWTVPPELREVTEVSAVLRGIATQPVTRCFLFVPREAAAAVRRALLEN